The DNA segment TTTGGCGGCATTATTTATGCTGTGATTAAAGACCCTGCAAGCATTCTAAACTCATTGACTAATCTAAAAAGCTATTTTGGGTTATAGCCATGAACAGAGAAAAACAGATTTTAGATTATCGTGAGCCGTTTAATGCACCCTATATGATTCGAGAAATTGCGAAAAATGTCAATTTACCGTTTGTGGTCTATGCACAAGATTTTACTATCGCTACGGTGAGCTTTGCGCTGGTTTTCAGCTGCTTATTGTTTTTGTTTGGAATGAACCAATTAGTGATTATGATCTCTATTGCGATACCTTACGGATTGATTCAATTGTTTAATCGTGTGGAACCCGATGGAAAGCGAGCCGATATTTTCTTAAAAGATTACCTGAGCTACTTGGTGACGTATGTCATGAAGCATCAGGTGTTATACCATGAGCAGCTTCAAACAATGAAACAAGAAAAAGTGATTTATGACTGCTGCACAGTGACGCTACTAATGATAAAGGAGGAAGAGATACCAATGAATACCATAACTGTAGATCAAGTGAAAAAAGAAATAAAAGAACTCATTGTTCCAGAACTCATCCATGAATTTGAGCCCATAAAGGCAAGAGAAGAAGGGTTCTATGGATTATTTGAAACAGATGATGAGGTATTACTTATGAAAAAGACCCTTCATCGCCAGTATACAGATGGATTGCTTCCACTGACGGAGGTGCTCAAGTTGAAAGACCAATACCAACCATTAATCAAGCAATCCTTACGCAAACGGATCACTCGATTATTATAAAAGGAGGAAAAGCATGAGATTAAAACAACCCTTTCATAAAGTGTATCGCAATGTGCTGATTACGACAGAAAATGAGGTGTGGGCATATTTTACGTGTCCAAGCGAGTATGTCATTGGTCAGAACAAAGAAGTACAAGAAAAACATAAACGAAAATGGAATCAGTTTCTTCAAAGTTTACGGCGTTTTGAAGATTTTGAATTATTTCTTAATCCT comes from the Listeria welshimeri serovar 6b str. SLCC5334 genome and includes:
- a CDS encoding TcpE family conjugal transfer membrane protein; this encodes MNREKQILDYREPFNAPYMIREIAKNVNLPFVVYAQDFTIATVSFALVFSCLLFLFGMNQLVIMISIAIPYGLIQLFNRVEPDGKRADIFLKDYLSYLVTYVMKHQVLYHEQLQTMKQEKVIYDCCTVTLLMIKEEEIPMNTITVDQVKKEIKELIVPELIHEFEPIKAREEGFYGLFETDDEVLLMKKTLHRQYTDGLLPLTEVLKLKDQYQPLIKQSLRKRITRLL